In a single window of the Acipenser ruthenus chromosome 20, fAciRut3.2 maternal haplotype, whole genome shotgun sequence genome:
- the LOC117425785 gene encoding nuclear receptor coactivator 5-like, with amino-acid sequence MSNWVKVTRGQGHKPAASAGNRHGPGKIPFLLNSIKPYKPYRMSPYPVRDERKDAYNDDTRNFEELLDQQYDCSSRTEDYYERYQCSQNAPTKNYTPADRRSSFYQQFYKQIQEEYDKQRPADCVILSVTKQQTDYAKSIGHRLQKRGLVVEMIYLHSESGLTRALQDVRNDGSPFCILVEHSNVALSSCTVIIFYESLKIHRNMPSERAMDFVAAEHGRVQAERSEKEREEISVKAADLADDYLERENCDKHSLPLSTRHLLFLMSEGKHLYLEELNTIEEYVRTRKGELEAVPAESDNGFNPGMRKPSSGGLSKPPPLLPTPGRPPLLEHPSHSQAKPVLLGDRAPGPLLPTPGSYPKSKPPPLLSMHSRPTHGHGPLPPSKRLLLGDKPGLLPTPGGPSRPNQQRR; translated from the exons ATGTCTAACTGGGTGAAGGTTACCCGAGGTCAGGGCCACAAGCCGGCTGCAAGTGCAGG GAACCGCCATGGTCCTGGGAAGATTCCATTCCTATTGAA tagcatcaAGCCCTACAAACCCTACAGAATGAGCCCATATCCAGTTCGAGATGAAAGAAAGGATGCTTATAACGACGACACACGCAA TTTTGAAGAGTTACTGGACCAACAATATGACTGTTCATCCAGGACTGAGGACTACTATGAAAGGTACCAGTGCTCCCAGAATG CACCCACCAAGAATTACACTCCGGCTGACAGGCGCAGCTCATTCTATCAGCAATTCTACAAACAGATTCAGGAGGAGTATGACAAACAGAGGCCAGCGGACTGTGTCATTTTGTCTGTGACGAAGCAACAAAC gGATTATGCAAAATCGATAGGCCACCGTTTGCAGAAGCGTGGCCTTGTGGTGGAAATGATATACCTGCACTCGGAATCAGGTCTCACCCGCGCCCTTCAGGATGTCCGAAATGACGGTTCCCCCTTTTGTATTCTCGTCGAGCACTCAAATGTAGCGCTTTCCTCTTGCACCGTAATCATATTTTACGAGTCTCTCAAAA TTCATCGCAACATGCCTTCGGAGCGTGCCATGGACTTTGTGGCCGCAGAGCACGGGCGCGTGCAGGCTGAGCGCTCGGAGAAGGAGCGCGAGGAAATCTCCGTGAAGGCAGCGGATCTAGCAGACGACTATCTGGAGCGCGAGAACTGCGACAAGCACAGCCTTCCCCTGAGTACTCGCCACCTCCTCTTCCTGATGAGCGAAGGGAAGCACTTGTACCTGGAAGAGCTGAACACCATCGAGGAGTACGTGAGGACGAGGAAAGGGGAACTCGAAG CTGTGCCAGCAGAAAGTGATAATGGATTCAACCCTGGAATGAGGAAACCATCTTCCGGCGGCCTGAGCAagccccctccccttctcccgACGCCCGGCAGACCCCCGCTCCTGGAGCACCCCTCCCATTCCCAGGCAAAGCCAGTCCTTCTGGGGGACCGAGCACCGGGACCCTTGCTCCCAACCCCAG GCTCATACCCCAAATCCAAGCCCCCTCCCCTGCTGTCTATGCACTCGCGACCCACGCACGGCCACGGCCCCTTACCACCCTCAAAGCGTCTCTTACTGGGTGATAAACCCGGCCTTCTGCCTACCCCAG gtggtCCATCCAGACCTAATCAGCAGCGGCGCTAA